CTCAAACGCAACTTGACATGCATTAGTCCAAGTAAAACGCAATCATTAGCTAACAATTCACACAAAGGTCTCGATATGGAactaaaatttttgataaaacGCCTGTAGAACCGGACATGTCCTAAAAATGATCTAATATCCTTGACAGTTTTTGGAATAGGTAATGTCAATATTAGATCAATTTTGGATTTATCAACTTCAATACCTCGAACTAAAATGATGTGCCCACGAACAATATCTTGCTGCACCATAAAATggcatttttttcaatttaaaagcAGGTTTTTCTCTTCACATCGAGCTAAAACAGCAGCAAGGTTAGTAAGGCATGCATCAAAAGAATCACCATAGActgaaaaatcatataaatacttCCAACATATGCTCAACCGTGTCACTGAAAATGCTTAACATGCATTGCTGAAATGTGGCGGGTGCATTACAAAGTCCAAAGGGCATTCTCCTAAATGCAAAAATTCTAGACGGGCAAATAAAAGTAGTTTTTTCCTAATCTTCAAGGAGgctatttcaatttgataatatccccaaaaaatcatcaagaaaataataaaaactatgGCTCGCAACTCTTTCCAAAGTTTGATCtaaaaatagtaatgaaaaatgGTCATTTCTTGTGACAGCATTTAGTTTCCTAAAATCAATGCACATGTGCCATCCTGTGATGGTTCTAGTTGGGATCAactcatcatttttatttttcacaattTTAAGCCTAGATTTCTTAGGAACTACTTGAATAGGACTTACCCATCAACTATCCGAGATGAGATAGATGATACCTACATCTAAGAGTTTCAAGACTTCATTCTTTACCATGTCCTTCATCGTAGGATTCAACCTCATTTGCATTTCTCGATTTGGTGATGAATTTTCTTctagaaaaattatatgtgtGCAAATGGTGGGACTGATTACTTTGATATCCACAACAAACCATCCAAGTGCTCCTTTATGTTGCTTGAGAACCCGTAGGAGCTGCTCCTCTTGCTCAACtgaaaaagaagatgagataataCATGGAAAAGTGTTAGTTGacccaagaaaaatatatttcagcGTTTCAAGTAGTAGTTTCAAAACCGAGGCTAGAGGAACTTCATCCAATGGTTGCTAGTTTATGGATTGAATAGGCAAGTCTTCAAAGTTGAGTCACCACAACGAGTCCATTTTGTTACCTGTACTAGAACTTACTGCATTAGTATCCAATAGTTCAGTAGTTTCCAatgtttcaaacaaaacatgctTCAATTGACCCTCTTGCtctaacaagaaaaattattcagCAAGTAAGGACTCCAAACAATTCACTTCCTGGATTTCTTTCAAATCTTGGGGCTGCCTACAAGTGTTGAACACATTTAGCTCCAACTTCATATTTCCAATAGTCAATTTAAGGATGACactttgaaaatttaataaaacgtTGGAAGTAGCCAAAAGTGGCCTCCCTAAAATGAAGGGTGCCTGAAAAATATAATGAGGAGTTAATTGGACATCTACTACCTCAAAATCAATGAAACTTGTCTACTTGCACCAGCACATCTTCCACTACTCCTTTATGCtttttaattgaacggtcaACTAATTGCAAGATGATAGAAGTTGGTTTCAACTCTTCTAAACCAAGTTGTTCATAGGTGTTGTAAGGAAGCAAATTCACACTAAAACCTAATTCTAGTAATACTTGGCCTATTTTCGAGCTTCCTATAACACAAGCTATTGTTGGAGAACCTGGATCTTTATACTTAGGAGGAGTATTGGATTGAATAATGACACTGACTTGTTCCATGAGAAATGCATTCTCTTGCACGTTAAGCTTTCTTTTAAccgtacacaaatctttaaaaaaattggcaTATGTTGGGATTTGCTTAATGGCATAAAAAAGATGAATGTTAATGCAAATTTgtctaaaaatatctaaaatatcAGCATGATGTTTATGTGAAGGAACCAATCTTTGAAGAAAATGTGCCAGAGGAGTTATCTTTGGTCCCAAAGAAACATCAATATCAGATTTTTTACCTTGTGCATTGGAAATGGAACCTTCACTATTCTTGTCAACTTCAAGACTCGATGTATCAACCTCTTTACCACTATAAAGAGTTATTATGGCCTTGCAGGTCTTTAAATTTGCTTCAGTAGAGGATGAAGGCTCTATGGCAGCAACTTGGACTTGAGGATTTGGTTGGGGTTGAGATGGGAACTTGCCTTTCTCTTGTGCATTCAAGGTTGTGTTCAACTTGGTCAAATTATTCTTTATGTCATTGATGGTTTGAGAAGTTTGGTTATTTATGATGGTTTGACTTTGCATGAACTATTGAAGAGTAGATGCCATTTGTTGAAATAGGCCATCCATGAGTTTTCTAGGTGCTGGAATTAGTGCATTTTGCTAGGTGTGAACTGAATATTGAGATGCACCAGCTCCAGGATGTGTTGAACTCATGGGATGATCATTTATCCAGCTAAAGTTAGGATGATTTCTCCAACCTACATTATAAGTGTTAGAATGGTGTAGAAaaaggcttagaaatcatgttaATATGGTGAGAAGCATCGAACAAGACTTCCTTAAAAGCTGGAATAGTAGGACATTCAGATATTGCATAACTAGCATCCTCACAAATGttacatttttcttgttttggacTACCTTGAATTTCATGCACTTTCTTTAACTCAATCGCCACCAATTTTTTTGACAATAAGGCAAATTTGGCTTGCAAATCATCCTCTCCATTCAAAACATATTTACCTCCCACACTCACGGTCCTCAATGGTTCATCTTGATCATAAACACAAGAAGTGTCCTATGATTGAGCATTTTCAGCCAAGTAATCGAAATACGCAAATGCTTCTTCTGGTTTTTGTTAAAGaattctccattacacatgATTTTGACAAATTGTCGCATCTTAGGTATCAAAGcttcatataaaattaaaaaaaaaaaaaactaataatgcgCTAATTCTCGTAACCATGGTGTGGACaagcatttaaaatatttttgaatctTTTCCAACTTTGGTAAAAAGCCTCACTTTccttttgagcaaaattcatgatttgtctCTTTAAAGCATTAGTTTGATGCATtgggaaaaaaattttcaaaaattcagcTTGCATTTCTTACCATGTTCCAATGGATTTTGGCCTGAACGCATTTAACCATGTTTTTGCTTTATCTttcaaggaaaatggaaacaactttaatctaataATCTCCTCAGTGCAGGTCTAGTCCATGAATGTAAAACAAACCATTTGATATGAAGATAAGGGTTCTCGAATTTCATGCCATGAAAATGTGGAATCAATGAGATCATtccaggtttgaaattaaaaacatttgCATTAAGAGGCAAAACGATGCAACAATGTATGCTAGCCCTAATAGGCTGAAGATACTCTCTAAGTGTCCCATTTTGATTTACcatttccctatcatgatgctcattttcagtcATGATGCTATGAGTATCAGATAATGATTCAAGAGAAAGGGATGCAGAGTTAAAAGATATCAATGACTCTATCCTAAACAGCCGAGATGTGTGGTCTCTAGTtcaaccagtcatacaaacaatagcaaaaaaaaaaaaaaaattaaaagagaatgaaagataaacagagaaaatgaaaaagagtaaATGTCACCCAAACTGTGAAGAGTTTCATAGTGTTAACACTTTGACTTTTTCAGCGAAAAGAATGCTTCTTAAAATGCCAATTGTCCCCGACAACCGGCAACGGCCTCAAAAACTTGATTAGCTTATGGTTTCGACTTCCAAGCGTAGAAGTTATCAAAGTAATACAATGGTAAATCCCAAGATCAATTTCACAAGGACAAAGGGAATTAAGTAAGCATGAACATCTCAGTCATATGGTGACAAGATattccaaaaagaaaagaaaccttAAACTACAAGGTATAGCAATGAacaaaaaaatggaataaaCTCAAGGTATCGGCCACTAAATGTATTGACCCAAAATGACGGCTATTTACAAAGGGGACGTGGACTGGTTTAAGACTAAATGTATTGGTTGTTTTGGAAGTTTAAGcacaaataaaaacttaaaaataaaggTGAGTCTATgcttctaaaattaccaaaactaagaggCTTAGAAAAAGTGTGtagaaaatgaattaaatttgtaagaaacaataaaataaacacttgTGATACAATTTTCGCCTAGTTCTGATTTGGGAAtgagtttacttctcttttcatcttctctcaactaTTCTCTCATTCTTAGAAATCATGGTCAGATAATATAGTAATAAACCACAATTTTTTagcctaataaaactacttgacagattatataacaactgtaaatagtgaaagaaaaccatcaaaatcttgttacTAGTTCAAACATCAATTGTGCATTCATGTCTACAGCTGATCAAGGTCAAGAACAGAGAACTTCAATcctttatatatgaaaaatgaaatataatccaaccaatttattatcaaaatcccTTAAAATTGAAGAAATCTAACCCAAAACAGTCATGGGTTACTCCTTGAATTCCAAACTAAAAGTCTAGCCAAACATCTCTAGATTAGCAAATGCcccaaatgaaaaataaaaactaaaatctcCATTGCTGTTTGAAAAGTGAAGGAAAATAATGCAAGATGAAAATTgccaatcaaaaacaaaaaaaaaaaaaaacaaaaaaacgaaaaaaagaaaaataagaccAACCCTACCCAAAAATCGAAAATGTCTTTATATCACATgcgctggttttttttttttttcctcctcctGATTAGCTAGCTCTTGCGCCAGCGCTTGAGGTAAATGTGAACGTGATTCATTCCAAATCCTGTGCCAAATTAAGGCCACGATCATGCTCTGCCAGCCCATGCATTCTGGCCTCCTAAAGCTACTTTTACTTTAGTCCATCTGTGCTTCCATCTTGGAGAATCACAAGGGTGTAGGTGCAAGCGAGCTCACTGGAAATCTAGCACCAAGTCTGCCGTTTCCCCAGGCCTCAAGTGTGTTGTGCACTATACGTGCTCTACCACCAATCCCTTGGTGCATAGTTGGGTATTTCTGAGCCCCTTGCCAATTTAGTTCTTCCTTTCAAGAATACCCATTTGTTGCAAGATCCCTCCAAATGGGATGTCGGCAGCTTAAGTATTTTTTCCACAAAAAAAAATGCCCTACAACATATAAGTAAGATATAAGTGTTTAGCATCATGAGAAGAGTAAAATTGGGGTATTAATTCTGATGTGGCTTAACAgctgcattataaatcttccCTCCAGATGAGATGTCAGCAGCTTAAGTATTTtttccacaaaaaaataaaaataaaaaaatgagtgtTTAGCATCATGAGAATAGTAAAATTGGGGTATTAATTCTAATATGGCTTAACagttgcattataaatctttttaactACAAAATTAAGAGTTTATCAATTGACCCAAGTATCATAATCaactgcataattaagtgcttaactcaatttttggttaaacaatttattcattttagcaGCTTAATCATGTAGTTTTAACACTTTATCAATCAAGGAAGAAGTAATAAAGGATCTGATGTAGATTGAACATTGGGAAAGCTAAACTGGCTTACGAAGGGGTTGTTTATGAAGtgataaagaaaaatctcacattttttttagtCAAGGTGTATTGTAATTAAAagcataatatattatatagggtGGATATTTTTCACCATAAATTTCATGCATACATAGTGTAAAGAAGATGTTTTTACACCACCCAATAGGAGGCTTACTTCCTAGTTTATTTCAAGATAAGTgagttatataatattatatctccAATCTTCTCAAAACTAACATATACCCTTTGACTCTTAAAACAAAATcaagatatatttttattcccAAGAGTCTTCCTTCCCTTCTCCACAATTACAAGTAGAAGGAAAGCATAGTGTAACATTCTTGATGATCAAGAACCACCAAGAACGCTTACTGCCTTACTTCAGCTTGCCAGTAGCAACCCAGATCACTAAAAACAGAAATTCACACAAATAAATACACAACATAAGGAATGATCAAACTTCAAATTCCatgatgaacttgaacatgGAATTTTTGAGGAATTCCCAATCTCCAAGACTTCAAGATTCTCATTCATCCAACAGTCAATACATGTATGAACTCTGCTGCTCTTATACTCACAGACTGAGTTTAATGATCCAAAACACAACTATTAAAACACAAAAGGCATCCTAACTTCTAACTAACAAAACTCACCATTTCACTAAACCTAAACACACCATTTTACTAAACACCAACACAAGCCATTTCATACACTGCTAAACCATAAAACATATCGTATCATTAACTTCTACACTTCCTACTGTCAATCTTGTTACATTCCTTCCTAGACCTCATCTCCTCTCCTTCTACAAAACAGCAACCCCTCTTCAAGGCCATTGCCCCCAGCACACTCGTGACAATCCCCACCTTTTCAAAACCTTGCCCCCAAGGCACACCCGTGACAATCACAAAACTATTCCCACTATGTGAGGGTATGAATTCCTGAAACTCCAAAGCAATTTCCTAGAACTGTCTTCTACAACAGCCCCTAACCATTTGACTAAAACTTCAGAACAAGCACAATTCCCTACTTTCTTCATTCTTTAATCAAGAATCTTCTCAGTCTCTAGCTGAACCACACCCTCACAATCAACAAGTGGTAAAGTGGGTAATGGAGAAATTTGGTCCCCCAGTTTTTCCTTGAGACAGGAAACATGAAACACAGGATGTATTTTTGATGTGGGAGGCAAATTGAGCTTATAAGCTACAAACCCAATCCTCTCAAGCAACTTGAAAGGTCCAAAATATCTAGGGGATAATTTCAATTTGTGTCTCATGGCTATAGTTTTCTATCTATAGGGCTACAATTTAAGAAAAACCCAGGTCCCAACTTCCAAACTTCTTTTAGTTCTCTTCCTATCTGCATGCATCTTTATTCTATTCTGGGCTTTCTTCAAATTCTCTTTCAAGAGGCTCAAGACTTCTTCTCGAGATCTCAAATGATAATCCACTACTGAATTGGCAGTATTACCTTGCACATAAGCAAGAAGCTTTGGAGGTGGAGTTCCATACAAAGCTTGGAAGGGTGAAAGTCCTGTAGATGAATGGACAATGGTATTGTAACACCACTCAATCATGGGTAACCAACTGCACCAATCTCTTGGTTTTGAGCCAACATATGCTCTCAAATAAGCCTCCACACCCTTTTTTAAAGCCTCAGCTTGACCATCAaattgaggatggtaagctgaGCGAAAGGCCTGTGTAGTTCCttgcattttaaatatttctctcCAAAAATTGCTCGTGAATACCACATCTATGTCAGACAATATGGTCTTGGGGTAGGCCATGAATCTTAAGCACCCCAGAAAAAAATACTTCAGCTACCCTGCTATGTAAGGATGTGCTAAAGGGAAAAAATGACCATACTTGGTCAATCTGTCCACTACAGTTAGGATAATTGTCATGCCCTTCGAACTTGGAAGCCCCTCAATGAAATCCATGACAATATCAAACTAAGGATTCTGAGGAATGGGTAGAGGTTGTAGTAGCCCAGCTAGACAaacgttttcatttttattcactTGATAGGTTTGACATTCCCTCACCATTTTTCTAATATCCTTCCTCATAGTTGGCCAGTAAAAATCCAACTTTATGTTTTGAAGGGTTTTATGGTACCCAAAATGACATGCCTCTGGAATGCAATGAATGTATTGCAAACTCTTTTGCTGAAATGGAGATCCAGGCACTAGCACCAATTTACCCTTTATGAGGAGGAGTCCTTATTGCAAAGCATAATCTTTGGAGATATGTTAACCCAGCTGCAAGGCAACAACCAAATTAGTAATCTTATTAGGACAATGATAACTTTGTTTCAATTCATCTAACCATAGGAGCgtaggaaaagaaattaaagccAATGTAGCTGACGCTGATTCCATTTTTCTTGAAAGGGAATTAGCCACTttgttatctctctctctcttgtattCTACTCGGAAGTCATAACCCATAAGTTTTTAAATCCACTTCTGTTAAGTCTCAGTAGCTACTTTTTGTtctaaaacaaatttcaaagttTGTTGGTCTGTTTTTATCTTAAAAGGTTGATCAAGCAAGGTCTCCATTTATCCATTGCACTCACCAAATTCAAAAATTCTTTTTCACATGTGGACAGAAGTAGTGCTTTACCCTTCAAGGTCTTGCTAAAGAAGGCTATTGGATGGCCCTCTTGCATCAACACGGCCCCCAAACCAACTCATGAAACATCACACTCAATAGTAAATTCTTTAGTAAAATTTGGCAGCTTCAAAACTGGAGGGTTAGCTACTGTATCCTTCAAATTGTGAAAGGCCTATTCGGCTTCTTTAGTCCACACAAATGAGCTATTTTTCAACAAAAGAGTTAAAGGAGCAGCTATAGATCCATAGCCCTTTATGAACTTTCTGTAATACCCAATCAAACCTATAAAGCCTCTCAATGCCTTTACATTTATAAGAACTTGCCATTCTATCATAACAGCTATTTTTGTAAGATTAGCTTTAACCCCTTTCACAGAAATAATATGGCCAATATAATCCACCCCAGTGACCCTAAAACAACACTTCGACATCTTAACAAAGAGAGTATTCTGCCCtctaaaatagataaaattgttTTCAAATGTGCAGGGTGTTCATTCAAGTCTTTACCATAAACCgaaatatcatcaaagaaaactaaaacaaattttctgagatatggtttaaaaacatggttcatcaatataccacatatttgataagagaagaaaaaatatggtttgTGATTAGGGGTGTTCATCCGAGTTCCAACCCGAGAACCCTGATACACCCAGGCCAGAACCTGGGTCTCAAATCTAGGCCAGAACCCGGCCCGGGTTAAGCCGGGTCAGACCCAGTCCGGAACCCAGATGTATTCGGGTTGAAcccagttctttttttttttttttaaccaatttCATATTGTAGCTATTCTGATTATGTGATTATGACTATAAATTGATCACATTTTGCCATTTTTACAACAATTATCAAGATCCAAACCAACCATAAAAATGATGTACTGCTATAAAAGTTACAAGCACCCACTTGATTAACAaacaaaatgacaaaataaatatgGAAAAACACATCCAGAATACAACTAGCCAAAAGTAATGCTTAAAATATGCTTGAATCCAGTGAAGAGGACCACGAGCAACAGCATTTGACAATCTATCAGACTGCAAAACAAGAATCAAAGAAGAGACACTAATGGGTTTCCACGAGCAACATTAATGCTTAAAAGGTGGGCCACTCTGAAATCAAGGCATGAtcatataaaaattcaaaatcataCATAagataacaataacaataagtCAACCTACAGTGCATCTTATGGTTTATGTATCCTATCGTTTAAAATACATCACCAAAactcaatttttctattttacatactgacttttacaatataccatacatcagtttatctattttttcttcatataatttaaatattatactttttaatcttttttattcatttcaaatattttctttaattaccAATAATATCCTCATATCTTTTGATACTTGCAATATCTCCCCATATGcaatgtcatataattatgttttattttaaactaatccaaatttataaactaaaccaaaatataaattaattcaaaaaataaaaggaaaagattatataataaaaatattgtcaaagtatattaaaagaatatccagagtatattaaaagaatatccaTTCTCGATACTTCttgaaaatattctcaaaaaatACTTACCTTT
This sequence is a window from Carya illinoinensis cultivar Pawnee chromosome 9, C.illinoinensisPawnee_v1, whole genome shotgun sequence. Protein-coding genes within it:
- the LOC122277135 gene encoding uncharacterized protein LOC122277135 — encoded protein: MQSQTIINNQTSQTINDIKNNLTKLNTTLNAQEKGKFPSQPQPNPQVQVAAIEPSSSTEANLKTCKAIITLYSGKEVDTSSLEVDKNSEGSISNAQGKKSDIDVSLGPKITPLAHFLQRLVPSHKHHADILDIFRQICINIHLFYAIKQIPTYANFFKDLCTVKRKLNVQENAFLMEQVSVIIQSNTPPKYKDPGSPTIACVIGSSKIGQVLLELGFSVNLLPYNTYEQLGLEELKPTSIILQLVDRSIKKHKGVVEDVLVQVDKFH